CATTCCCTCTTACTAAAGAGCAATCCTGTTACTTTCGCTCGACAAATACTGTAACCACCCTGCATCTCGACATATTTCCCAAGAAATATGTCGAGGCGGCAAAAACTTTGCCGCCTACTTTAATTCCGTATATAAATATTCAACCGAATGAAATGCATATATCTTCTTCATGAGTGTCCCATTTTCAAAAACAAGTAAACACGGCACACTTTCGATCCCATACTCTTTCGCTAAATGCGGAGCATAATTTAAATCTAACATTCCAATTTTCAAGTCTTCAATTGTCATCTCAACGACAGTTAACATTTTTTTTGCTAATTGGCATGTTCCACACATTGGAGTATATACATATAACACTGTTTTTTCTTCAGTCTCTATTAGGGCTGTTGCTTCGGCTCCTGTCCAGTCAATCACTTCTATCATTCCTTACCGTAAATATTCTGTATAAACGTCAATGTCAGCTCCCCATAGTACATTTGCTAAGTGTGAAGATGGCGCAGTTGCCACTTCTCGGTACGAGCGATCAATATAAATATGCTCTGCTTGCGGAAATTCTTTTCGAAATTGTTTCCTTAACTTTTCTCCAGCATCATCAGCATCCACAAGTACATACACTTCCTTATCAAAAAACTGATCAATGAGCTCATCCATTTTCGACAAACCAATTGTACCATTTGTACAAACAATTTCCACCGGTTCACGAATAATAGATTCAATCTTTCTTCTATCTGATTTACCTTCTACAATAATGACTTTTTCCACATAAATCATATGTCATCACCCGATCACCATATACTATACAACCTTTAACTTAGTATATAGTATATTCGTTATTTTCATGTTGTTTCCTGTTTATTTTTGCAAAAGAAAAGCGGAACCGGCTCGTTCAGATTGTGAGGGGGATGGAGCTTCTGACGTAAAGGCGCTTTTTGCCTTGCAGGAAGGAGCGAAGCCACCGAACAATCTAGCCGCTAGAGCTGGACAATAAAGAAAAGTGGAACCGACTGTTCAGATTACCAAGCCCATGAAACCTTACCAAAAAACGTTCATTCCCATAATAGCTTATTCATTTTCGCTCGATTTTAAATGTATTATGTAACACAAAATAAAAAAGGACAGCACAAAGGCTGTCCTTTAGTCGACTATAATTAGTCTTGGTTTGTCATTTCTGCATATTTTTCAGCAGTTAATAACTTCTCAACTTGGCTTGCATCAGAAAGTTCAACTTTAACCATCCATGCACCCTCGTATGGAGATTCGTTAACAAGTTCTGGTTGGTCACTTAATTCTTCGTTTACTGCTACAACTTTACCGCTTACAGGCGCGTATAACTCAGAAACTGTTTTAACAGATTCTACGCTTCCGAATGGCTCGTCAGCTTCAATTGTTGCACCTACTTCAGGAAGTTCAACGAATACGATATCGCCTAGCTCACCTTGTGCAAAGTGAGTAATACCGATAACAACTTCATTACCTTCAGTTTTTACCCATTCGTGTTCTTCAGAGTAACGTAAATTATTTGGAATGCTCATGACTGTACCTCCAGTGAATGTATTAATTATGTAAAAATACCTTATTGGTACTTTTTCCACACACTTTCAAACTGCTCTTCGTTAAAACCAAGTGTTACATTCGTTCCATCTGTTACAATTGGACGTTTAATCAACATGCCATCAGATGCTAAAAGCTCGTACATTTCGTCTTCACTTGCATCTTTTAACTTATCTTTCAGACCAAGTTCACGGTAACGCATTCCACTTGTATTAAAGAATTTTTTCAATGGTAATTCACTTTTTTCATGTAAATTACGTAAATCTTCTTTTGATGGTGGATTTTCAACAATATGAATCATCTCATATGCTACATCGTTTGCCTCAAACCATTTCTTTGCTTTTTGACATGTGCCACACTTTGGATATGAATAAAATGTTACTGTCATAAATTCACCTACTTTTTTACTAACCTTTACCTTTATCATATAGAAAACGTTTTATTATTTCAAACGATTATTCGCTAAACTTTTACTTATTTCGTGATAATTTTTAATAATCCTGCAAATTTTTCTTATTTTTCCGCCATTTGTTAAGAAAAAATAAATATATAATTTTTTTTGATTCTTCTCTCATCCACCCTCCGAACATACACCTTAAACAAACGTTTGATTAGCTCCCATTTTTCTTTGTTAACCCTTGAATTGCATCGGTTTCTTCCTACCGAACATACACCTTAAACAAACGTTTGATTAATTCTCTATTTTTCTTTGTTAACCCTTGAGCTGCATCAGTTTCTTCCTACCGAACATATATCTTAAACAAACGTTTATTTAACCATTCCAGCCTGTAGTCACAAAACCTGGAAAACTTTAAATAACAAAGGTGTACAGATAAAGTGAAACTTTAATCAGTGAGGGTTTTGTTCATCCCCCACTGATTATCAGCCCTCACCAAACGGGCTTTTACGGGCAGCCCGACCCCCACCTAACTTCTGTGCTTACGCTGAATTTTGAGGTGGGGGTCTTACTGCCCGGCAAATAGCGGGACAAAAGGAAATAACGATTTTGGCCGTAATAGTGAGAGTATTCCATGATGTTAAAAAAATTACTGCATCGAAAAAAGACACATCTAAATTGATGCGTCTTTTTTCGATGTTTCTTTTGTGAAATCATATAAAGCAATTGCGCCTAAAATAACCAATATACTTTCAGGGGCATCTAACAAAATAGTTTTCCAAGTTTCTGATATTACCCATTTAATACCTGCCGCTGATTCAAGATATGTTTGAAAATAACTGATTGTAAAATCAATTCCATACAAACATACTAGTAATGTTAGACCAAATCGAATTAATTTCTTGTTTGTAAACATGTAACACCTCTCAAAATTCATTGGATATTTCTGATTTTAGTTCTTTATATATAAAAATCCCTATATTTAATTTTAACATACGAAATATCCAAATAAATACAATATGCATTTTTGCATATTTCTTGCATATTGAGGAATTACTGTTAATAAAAAAGCCCTACTCGAGTAGGGCAAAATCGCTTTAGCAATCCCAACAAATAATCGCATAAATAACGGAATTAGTTGAACCATTATGTAATAAGGGGAAATTCCAGTTCCTGGTTACCAACCATAATGAATAACCTGCCGCATAATGCTACAACGGATGCGATAGCACCGACAGGTAAGAAATTGTTGCCAAGAAAAAGCCATGTATACACATGACTTTCATAGCATAATCACTTCTATATTCAATAGAAATTAAAGTGAATTATATTTCTTTACTTTTAAAGGAATAGATATAACATATAAATCTATAGCATAATTAATAATCAAAATCCCTTTTCCTTCACCAGCAAATTTTGCTTGCTGAAACTTTTCTTTTCCCCCATCTCTTTGGAAGCCATTCAAATCCTAAGAACATAATACTAGTCCTCTACTTATTAACTTAACTACTTTTCTTTTTTCCATGATATTTCAAATTCTCCACCATGTTCTTCTGTTATAATTTTAACTTTATATGTATCATCTTTAGACACTTTAATATTATTTTTACTGTTTCCACTAGTAACTTCCAGTATTGTATTATCATTTGAATCTAAAACATAAGCCTTTATGGTTCCTTGCTTAGTTTTATCATCAAAAGAGAATGCCCAACTTTCACCTTTTTTTACATTCATATCTTGAGTTGCAAAACCAGTGAATTTTTTATACTTCCCATCTATACTATTTGAACCTCCATAAACTTTACCACCAACAATCGTTCCCTCTCTTGTAAAACAACCACTAAGAACCACCAAACATAGAACAAATAATAGTGTGTTTTTAATAGTTTTCAACATCATTCCCCCTTATCCTCACAATAAATATCTCCAATTTACATTCAAAAAAACTATAATACCTATAACATACCCTAGTGAATATATTATAGTTATTATAGTTGTAAAATCAATAATTCTATTTCAAATCTTCACGCAACTTTATTTCATCTTCATTTACATATCCAGTAAAAATCACTTCTGATATATGTTCATGATTAAAAAACATATTATATTCAGTTGAAATATTTCCGATAGGATAATAACAAGCTACATAATCCCAAGTTTCCTTAGTTTTTGAATCTTCTTGTTTTCTACCGTATATCATCAATGGTTGTTCCCATGTTTTAAATCTAACAA
This Bacillus paramycoides DNA region includes the following protein-coding sequences:
- a CDS encoding thioredoxin family protein, with the protein product MIEVIDWTGAEATALIETEEKTVLYVYTPMCGTCQLAKKMLTVVEMTIEDLKIGMLDLNYAPHLAKEYGIESVPCLLVFENGTLMKKIYAFHSVEYLYTELK
- a CDS encoding toprim domain-containing protein; the encoded protein is MIYVEKVIIVEGKSDRRKIESIIREPVEIVCTNGTIGLSKMDELIDQFFDKEVYVLVDADDAGEKLRKQFRKEFPQAEHIYIDRSYREVATAPSSHLANVLWGADIDVYTEYLR
- a CDS encoding DUF3937 family protein; amino-acid sequence: MNFERCYMFTNKKLIRFGLTLLVCLYGIDFTISYFQTYLESAAGIKWVISETWKTILLDAPESILVILGAIALYDFTKETSKKDASI
- a CDS encoding arsenate reductase family protein, producing MTVTFYSYPKCGTCQKAKKWFEANDVAYEMIHIVENPPSKEDLRNLHEKSELPLKKFFNTSGMRYRELGLKDKLKDASEDEMYELLASDGMLIKRPIVTDGTNVTLGFNEEQFESVWKKYQ
- a CDS encoding DUF4176 domain-containing protein, whose amino-acid sequence is MGKVEKDTLLPIGSVVRFKTWEQPLMIYGRKQEDSKTKETWDYVACYYPIGNISTEYNMFFNHEHISEVIFTGYVNEDEIKLREDLK
- the gcvH gene encoding glycine cleavage system protein GcvH translates to MSIPNNLRYSEEHEWVKTEGNEVVIGITHFAQGELGDIVFVELPEVGATIEADEPFGSVESVKTVSELYAPVSGKVVAVNEELSDQPELVNESPYEGAWMVKVELSDASQVEKLLTAEKYAEMTNQD